In the Candidatus Saccharimonadia bacterium genome, CCTTGGTCCAAAACGTCATGGCATCTGCCCAGGATTTCTGCCACTGCTCCGCGAAATGCGCCCAGAATTGCAAAGGGTTCGCTCCTATTGCGGTAAGAGGGGCAAACTTCGTGGCGACGGTATGATTTTGCGATTCCCAGACCGAGGCGAGTCGGATTCATTCTGGGAATGGTGCCGCCTGCCGATCTTGACCGTCTGTCGTATGCCGAGCTGAAGAGCTTGGTGATAAAGCAGTTTGAGGTCATAGCCGAGTTGCAGCGAACTGTTGGCGCGCTACGAGACGAGATCGCCCGGCTCAAGGGCGGGCCGGGCCGGCCGAATATCAAACCGAGCGGCATGGAGAAGGCGACCGAGCCGAAGCCGCAGAAGCCTGCCGGCAAGGAGCGCCCCAAGCGGGGGCCCACGAGGACAAAGCTGACAATCAATGAGGAGAAGACCGTCAAGGTGGCGGCGCCACCCGGCTCGCGCTTTAAAGGCTACACGAGTTTCGTCGTGCAGGATTTGGTCCTGCGCGCCCACGTCGTTGATTTTCGCTGCGAGCGTTGGCTGACCCCCGACGGTACCATGCTGACCGCCGCGTTGCCGGACGGCCTTGCGGGCCACTTCGGGCCAGAACTGCGTCGCTTCATTTTGGCGCAATATCATCAAGGCCAAGTCACCGTGCCGCGACTGGTAGAGATGTTGCGGGCGCTCGGCATTTTCATCTCCAAGCGACAGGTTGTTCGCCTGCTGATTGAGGGCCAGGAGCCATTCCTCAACGAGGCGAACGAAGTGCTGCGCGCCGGACTTTCAAGTGCCGCCTGGATTACCGTGGACGACACCGGAGTCCGTCACAAAGCCAAGAACGGCTTCTGTACCCAAATCGGCAACGCGCACTTCACATGGTTCGGCACGACAGACAAGAAAAACCGTGCCAACTTCCTCGCGCTTCTGCGCGCTGGCTACGGTGACTACATCATCAATGGCGAGGCGCTGGCCTATATGCGCCAGCGTAGCCTGGCAGCGCACGTGATCACCCGCTTGGCCGATCATCCCGACCAGTATTTCGCTGACCAGCAAGCATGGACCGCGCATCTTGAAAAGCTCGCCATCACCATGCTCAAGGTCAACCCCGATCCGGTTGAGATCGCCACCGAGGGTGCGCTGTGGGGGAGCATCAAGGCCCATGGTCTGCTGCCCAATACCGTCATCGTCAGCGATGATGCGGGCCAATTTAACGTCGGTGAACACGGCCTTTGCTGGGTCCATGCCGAGCGCCTCGTTCACAAGCTTGATGCATTCACCGATGCGAACCGCAAAGCCCAGCGCCACATCCGCAGCCTGATTTGGCGCTTCTACCGCGACCTCAAGGCCTATCGGTTGGCTCCATCCAAAAATCGCAAGGCAGCTCTCACGGCGAGGTTCGATCGCATCTTCATGCGCCAGACCGGTTTTGTCACTCTTGACCGGCTACTCAAGCGTCTGCACGCCAACAAAGCTGAGTTGCTGAAGGTGCTGGAACGTCCCGAAATCCCGCTCCACACCAATGGCTCCGAAAACGACATTCGCGGCGTGGTAACCAAACGAAAAGTCAGTGGCGGCACTCGTAGCGACGTGGGCCGCGATTGCCGTGACGGGTTCCTCGGCCTCGGCAAGACATGCAAAAAACTGGG is a window encoding:
- a CDS encoding transposase gives rise to the protein MVPPADLDRLSYAELKSLVIKQFEVIAELQRTVGALRDEIARLKGGPGRPNIKPSGMEKATEPKPQKPAGKERPKRGPTRTKLTINEEKTVKVAAPPGSRFKGYTSFVVQDLVLRAHVVDFRCERWLTPDGTMLTAALPDGLAGHFGPELRRFILAQYHQGQVTVPRLVEMLRALGIFISKRQVVRLLIEGQEPFLNEANEVLRAGLSSAAWITVDDTGVRHKAKNGFCTQIGNAHFTWFGTTDKKNRANFLALLRAGYGDYIINGEALAYMRQRSLAAHVITRLADHPDQYFADQQAWTAHLEKLAITMLKVNPDPVEIATEGALWGSIKAHGLLPNTVIVSDDAGQFNVGEHGLCWVHAERLVHKLDAFTDANRKAQRHIRSLIWRFYRDLKAYRLAPSKNRKAALTARFDRIFMRQTGFVTLDRLLKRLHANKAELLKVLERPEIPLHTNGSENDIRGVVTKRKVSGGTRSDVGRDCRDGFLGLGKTCKKLGIVFWNYLGSRLGISGQPDLPSLADIVRHRCASA